One part of the Streptomyces lienomycini genome encodes these proteins:
- the fdhD gene encoding formate dehydrogenase accessory sulfurtransferase FdhD: protein MGRVTERRKVIRIRDGAVSTRPDTLVAEEPLEIRLNGKPLAITMRTPGDDFALAAGFLVSEGVLAEQGDLRNIVYCAGATADGSNTYNVVDVKTAPGVRVPDITLERNVYTTSSCGLCGKASLDAVRTTARWPIADTPPLRVTPELLADLPDRLRASQRVFDRTGGLHAAALFTEDGELVDVREDVGRHNAVDKLVGRALQNGDLPLSRSVLLVSGRASFELAQKAVMAGIPVLAAVSAPSSLAVDLAAETGLTLVGFLRGSSMNVYAGEDRVALRAAAVQG from the coding sequence TCTCCACCCGGCCGGACACGCTCGTCGCCGAGGAACCGCTGGAGATCCGGCTCAACGGCAAGCCCCTCGCCATCACCATGCGCACCCCCGGCGACGACTTCGCGCTGGCGGCGGGCTTCCTGGTGAGCGAGGGGGTGCTGGCCGAGCAGGGCGACCTGCGGAACATCGTGTACTGCGCGGGTGCGACGGCCGACGGCTCCAACACCTACAACGTGGTCGACGTGAAGACCGCCCCCGGTGTGCGGGTCCCCGACATCACGCTGGAGCGGAACGTCTACACCACCTCCTCCTGCGGCCTGTGCGGCAAGGCGAGCCTGGACGCGGTGCGCACGACGGCCCGCTGGCCCATCGCCGACACACCCCCGCTCCGCGTCACCCCGGAACTCCTCGCGGACCTTCCCGACCGGCTGCGCGCCTCCCAGCGGGTCTTCGACCGGACGGGCGGGCTGCACGCGGCGGCGCTGTTCACCGAGGACGGCGAGCTGGTGGACGTACGCGAGGACGTGGGCCGGCACAACGCGGTCGACAAGCTGGTCGGGCGTGCCTTGCAGAACGGGGACCTGCCCCTGTCCCGGTCCGTGCTGCTGGTGTCGGGCCGGGCCTCCTTCGAGCTGGCGCAGAAGGCCGTGATGGCCGGTATCCCGGTACTGGCCGCGGTGTCGGCGCCGTCCTCACTCGCCGTGGACCTTGCGGCCGAGACGGGGCTGACGCTGGTGGGCTTCCTGCGGGGCAGCTCCATGAACGTGTACGCGGGTGAGGACCGCGTCGCCCTGCGGGCCGCGGCCGTCCAGGGCTGA
- a CDS encoding LysR substrate-binding domain-containing protein, giving the protein MYEPSHLRTFLSVAQTLSFTQAARRLGLRQSTVSQHVRRLEDAAGRQLFSRDTHSVELTEDGEAMLGFARRILEVHEQATAFFTGTRLRGRLRFGASEDFVLTRLPEILEGFRHDHPEVDLELTVELSGTLHEQLAAGKLDLVLAKRRPEDPRGEPVWSDRLVWIGAERLRLEPDRPVPLIVYPPPGITRALALDALRREGREWRLACTSGSLNGLIAAARAGLGVMAHSRGLIPPGLVRVPDRAGLPELGRVDFVLVHGRRRPSAQEAADALAAAVLAGGDRLHRPRRTGLG; this is encoded by the coding sequence ATGTACGAGCCGTCCCACCTGCGCACGTTCCTGTCGGTGGCCCAGACGCTGAGCTTCACGCAGGCCGCCCGGCGGCTGGGGCTGCGCCAGTCGACGGTGAGCCAGCACGTGCGGCGCCTCGAGGACGCCGCCGGGCGGCAGCTGTTCAGCCGCGACACGCACTCCGTGGAGCTGACGGAGGACGGGGAGGCGATGCTCGGCTTCGCACGCCGGATCCTGGAGGTGCACGAGCAGGCGACCGCCTTCTTCACGGGCACCCGGCTGCGCGGGCGGCTGCGGTTCGGGGCGTCCGAGGACTTCGTGCTGACCCGGCTGCCGGAGATCCTGGAGGGCTTCCGGCACGACCACCCCGAGGTCGACCTGGAGCTGACGGTGGAGCTGTCGGGCACGCTGCACGAGCAACTGGCGGCCGGGAAGCTGGACCTGGTGCTGGCCAAGCGGCGGCCCGAGGACCCGCGGGGCGAGCCGGTGTGGAGCGACCGGCTGGTGTGGATCGGCGCGGAGCGGCTGCGCCTCGAACCGGACCGCCCGGTGCCGCTCATCGTCTACCCGCCGCCGGGCATCACCCGCGCCCTCGCCCTGGACGCCCTGCGACGGGAGGGCCGCGAATGGCGCCTCGCGTGCACCAGCGGCAGCCTGAACGGTCTGATCGCGGCCGCCCGCGCGGGCCTGGGCGTGATGGCGCACTCGCGTGGCCTGATCCCGCCCGGCCTCGTACGGGTGCCGGACCGGGCCGGGCTTCCCGAGCTGGGCCGTGTCGACTTCGTCCTGGTGCACGGCCGGCGCCGTCCCTCGGCGCAGGAAGCCGCGGACGCGCTGGCGGCGGCGGTCCTGGCGGGCGGCGACCGGCTGCACCGGCCTCGACGGACCGGCCTCGGATAG
- a CDS encoding aldo/keto reductase, giving the protein MSSKVPPITLNNGVEMPQLGFGVWQVPDAEAETAVARALEAGYRSIDTAAIYGNEEGTGRAIAASGLAREDLFVTTKLWNSDQGYDSTLRAFDTSLAKLGLDHVDLYLIHWPVPARDKYVDTYKALEKLLADGRVRAVGVSNFLPEHLERLIAETSVIPAVNQIELHPHLQQHAAREVHAEQGIATEAWSPLGSGKGILDIPAIVAIAQKHGRTPAQVVLRWHLQLGNVVIPKSVTPSRIEENIDVFGFALDTEDLAAISALNEDRRLGSHPAEVNS; this is encoded by the coding sequence GTGAGCAGCAAGGTCCCCCCGATCACCCTGAACAACGGCGTCGAGATGCCCCAGCTGGGCTTCGGCGTCTGGCAGGTGCCGGACGCCGAGGCCGAGACGGCCGTCGCCCGGGCGCTGGAGGCCGGGTACCGCAGCATCGACACAGCGGCGATCTACGGCAACGAGGAGGGCACCGGCAGGGCGATCGCCGCCTCGGGGCTGGCCCGTGAGGACCTCTTCGTCACCACCAAGCTCTGGAACAGCGACCAGGGGTACGACTCCACGCTCCGCGCCTTCGACACCTCGCTGGCGAAGCTCGGCCTGGACCACGTCGACCTCTACCTGATCCACTGGCCCGTGCCGGCCCGGGACAAGTACGTCGACACCTACAAGGCCCTCGAGAAGCTCCTCGCCGACGGCCGGGTCCGGGCCGTCGGCGTGTCCAACTTCCTGCCGGAGCACCTGGAGCGGCTGATCGCCGAGACGTCGGTGATCCCGGCCGTCAACCAGATCGAGCTGCACCCCCACCTCCAGCAGCACGCCGCCCGCGAGGTGCACGCGGAGCAGGGCATCGCCACCGAGGCCTGGTCCCCGCTCGGCTCCGGCAAGGGCATCCTGGACATCCCGGCGATCGTGGCGATCGCGCAGAAGCACGGCCGCACCCCGGCCCAGGTCGTGCTGCGCTGGCACCTCCAGCTGGGCAACGTGGTGATCCCGAAGTCGGTGACGCCGTCCCGGATCGAGGAGAACATCGACGTGTTCGGTTTCGCCCTGGACACCGAGGACCTCGCGGCGATCAGCGCGCTCAACGAGGACCGGCGGCTGGGTTCGCACCCGGCGGAGGTCAACTCGTAG
- a CDS encoding AMP-dependent synthetase/ligase, whose translation MREFTSPPSTSAPPVGGLADVVFQYAEEDPRHIALGRKDDAGQWRDVTAGAFRDEVLALAKGLLAQGIRFGDRVAIMSRTRYEWTLFDFALWTIGAQVVPVYPTSSAEQCMWMLYDAEVTAAVVEHEDHAMTIATVIDRLPHLRGLWQLDSGAVQELYDAGAHLDDEVVHRHRRAVTPESVATVIYTSGTTGRPKGCVISHGNFMWEADTVIERWEPVFHSKRGDEAATLLFLPLAHVFGRMVEVAAIRGRVRFGHQPQLNAAALLPDLAAFRPTFILAVPYIFEKVFNAARRKAEKEGKAGPFEKAVEVAVKYADAVEARAWGTGPGPSAALRMQHQLFDKLVYAKVRAAMGGRIRNAMSGGSAMDRRLGLFFAGAGVQIYEGYGLTESTAAATANPPERTRYGTVGQPVPGITVHIADDGEIWLNGDNVFEGYLNNPKATDETLHDGWLATGDLGSLDEDGYLTITGRKKEILVTSGGKSVSPGLLEERVRDHPLVNQCIVVGNDRPYVAALITLDQEAVEHWLTMRNKPRMSPADLVHDADLETEVRRAVVAANTLVSQAESIRTFRILAQPFTEEHGLLTPSLKLKRKAIENAYGTEVEALYTA comes from the coding sequence TTGCGCGAGTTCACCAGTCCTCCGTCGACGTCGGCACCACCGGTGGGCGGTCTGGCCGACGTCGTCTTCCAGTACGCCGAGGAGGATCCGCGGCACATCGCGCTCGGCCGCAAGGACGACGCCGGGCAGTGGCGGGACGTCACCGCGGGCGCCTTCCGCGACGAGGTGCTGGCCCTCGCCAAGGGACTGCTGGCCCAGGGCATCCGCTTCGGCGACCGGGTCGCCATCATGTCCCGCACCCGCTACGAGTGGACCCTCTTCGACTTCGCCCTGTGGACGATCGGCGCCCAGGTGGTGCCGGTCTACCCGACCTCCTCGGCCGAGCAGTGCATGTGGATGCTGTACGACGCCGAGGTGACCGCGGCGGTCGTGGAGCACGAGGACCACGCGATGACCATCGCCACGGTCATCGACCGGCTGCCCCACCTGCGCGGGCTGTGGCAGCTCGACTCCGGCGCCGTCCAGGAGCTGTACGACGCGGGCGCGCACCTCGACGACGAGGTGGTCCACCGGCACCGCAGGGCCGTCACGCCGGAGTCGGTCGCCACCGTCATCTACACCTCGGGCACCACCGGCCGCCCCAAGGGCTGCGTCATCTCGCACGGCAACTTCATGTGGGAGGCGGACACCGTCATCGAGCGCTGGGAGCCGGTGTTCCACTCCAAGCGGGGCGACGAGGCGGCGACCCTGCTGTTCCTGCCGCTCGCCCACGTCTTCGGACGGATGGTGGAGGTCGCGGCGATCCGCGGCCGGGTCCGCTTCGGCCACCAGCCGCAGCTGAACGCCGCGGCTTTGCTGCCGGACCTGGCGGCCTTCCGGCCGACCTTCATCCTGGCCGTGCCGTACATCTTCGAGAAGGTGTTCAACGCGGCCCGGCGCAAGGCCGAGAAGGAGGGGAAGGCCGGTCCCTTCGAGAAGGCCGTCGAGGTGGCCGTGAAGTACGCGGACGCGGTGGAGGCCAGGGCCTGGGGCACCGGGCCCGGCCCGTCGGCGGCGCTGCGGATGCAGCACCAGCTCTTCGACAAGCTCGTCTACGCCAAGGTGCGGGCCGCGATGGGCGGACGCATCCGCAACGCCATGTCGGGCGGCTCGGCGATGGACCGGCGGCTCGGGCTGTTCTTCGCGGGCGCGGGCGTGCAGATCTACGAGGGCTACGGCCTGACCGAGTCCACGGCGGCCGCCACCGCCAACCCGCCCGAGCGCACCCGCTACGGCACCGTCGGGCAGCCCGTCCCCGGCATCACCGTGCACATCGCGGACGACGGCGAGATCTGGCTGAACGGCGACAACGTCTTCGAGGGCTACCTGAACAACCCGAAGGCCACCGACGAGACCCTGCACGACGGCTGGCTGGCCACCGGCGACCTGGGCTCACTGGACGAGGACGGGTACCTGACCATCACCGGCCGCAAGAAGGAGATCCTGGTGACCTCGGGCGGCAAGAGCGTCTCGCCCGGTCTCCTGGAGGAGCGGGTACGCGACCATCCGCTGGTCAACCAGTGCATCGTGGTCGGCAACGACCGGCCCTACGTCGCCGCCCTGATCACCCTCGACCAGGAGGCGGTCGAGCACTGGCTGACGATGCGCAACAAGCCGCGGATGTCCCCGGCCGACCTGGTGCACGACGCCGATCTGGAGACCGAGGTGCGCCGCGCGGTCGTGGCGGCCAACACGCTCGTGTCGCAGGCCGAGTCCATCCGCACCTTCCGCATCCTGGCCCAGCCGTTCACCGAGGAGCACGGGCTGCTGACGCCTTCGCTGAAGCTGAAGCGCAAGGCCATCGAGAACGCCTACGGCACCGAGGTCGAGGCCCTCTACACCGCGTGA
- a CDS encoding bile acid:sodium symporter family protein: MPIDPYILLLLGTVGLAALLPARGTGADVASGASTGAIAFLFFLYGARLSTREAMDGVRHWRLHVTVLACTFVVFPLLGLASRGLVPVFLTDPLYQGLLFLTLVPSTIQSSIAFTSMARGNVPAAICAGSFSSLVGIVVTPLLAAALLGGDGGGFSADSVVEIVLQLLVPFVAGQALRRWIGGFVARHKKVLGLVDRGSILLVVYTAFSEGMVQGIWHQVSPVRLAGLLAVEAVLLAVMLVLTWYGAKGLGFGREDRIAIQFAGSKKSLAAGLPMASVLFGAQASLAVLPLMLFHQMQLMVCAVIAKRRSHDPEAVPAEAPGARVRTIAGTGAGAGSGSG; encoded by the coding sequence ATGCCGATCGACCCGTACATCCTGCTGCTGCTCGGCACGGTGGGCCTCGCCGCGCTGCTGCCGGCCCGGGGCACGGGCGCGGACGTCGCCTCCGGCGCCTCCACCGGCGCGATCGCGTTCCTCTTCTTCCTCTACGGCGCCCGGCTCTCCACCCGCGAGGCGATGGACGGCGTACGGCACTGGCGGCTCCACGTCACCGTGCTGGCCTGCACCTTCGTCGTCTTCCCGCTGCTCGGCCTGGCGTCGCGGGGTCTGGTCCCGGTGTTCCTGACCGACCCCCTTTACCAGGGCCTGCTCTTCCTCACCCTGGTCCCGTCGACGATCCAGTCGTCCATCGCCTTCACCTCCATGGCCCGCGGCAACGTGCCCGCCGCCATCTGCGCCGGGTCCTTCTCCTCGCTGGTCGGCATCGTCGTCACACCCCTGCTCGCCGCCGCCCTGCTCGGGGGCGACGGGGGCGGGTTCTCCGCCGACTCGGTGGTGGAGATCGTGCTGCAACTCCTGGTGCCGTTCGTGGCCGGGCAGGCGCTGCGCCGGTGGATCGGGGGGTTCGTCGCCCGGCACAAGAAGGTGCTCGGGCTGGTGGACCGCGGCTCGATCCTGCTGGTCGTCTACACCGCGTTCAGCGAGGGCATGGTCCAGGGCATCTGGCACCAGGTGAGCCCGGTGCGCCTCGCCGGGCTGCTGGCCGTCGAGGCGGTACTGCTGGCCGTGATGCTGGTCCTGACCTGGTACGGGGCGAAGGGGCTGGGCTTCGGGCGGGAGGACCGGATCGCGATCCAGTTCGCCGGGTCCAAGAAGTCGCTGGCCGCCGGGCTGCCCATGGCGAGCGTCCTGTTCGGCGCCCAGGCCTCGCTGGCCGTGCTGCCGCTGATGCTCTTCCACCAGATGCAGCTGATGGTGTGCGCGGTCATCGCCAAACGCCGGTCGCACGACCCGGAGGCGGTCCCCGCCGAGGCGCCGGGCGCCCGTGTCCGCACCATCGCCGGTACCGGCGCGGGGGCCGGGAGCGGCTCCGGCTGA